A window of Hymenobacter aerilatus contains these coding sequences:
- a CDS encoding LpqB family beta-propeller domain-containing protein: MADGRQRQQSYPLTSFKEGRVLWPTISVDGQLIVFERDFKIWSMDTRNGQVREVNIRRRGAPAGNVVERQRFTDRLQELALSPDGKKVAFIIHGEVFAASAAEGGEAVRITTTPGAESDVSWLPDSRGLVYVGERNGTAHVYRYDIGTGQETALTSAPANDAAPRLSPDGRQLAYEHDAKELRVLDLTTKKEKVIASASFDRPPLHADRSFTWSPDGKWLAFMPNRGRRFTNVSVVPAAGGEARPVSFVANANSTAVSWSPDGKYILFDTGQRTEDAQIARIDLQLRTPRFREDQFRDLFRDPAPSVPTPTDKNTAPTLKPAAPAGPDRAATAALLDSTGTKGKAKTSPLKGPVSINFTDIRRRLSLLPIGLNVGAHRISPDGKWLVVTGYAANQSNLYLYSLDELGKEGSVARQLTSTTGSKREAQFSPDSKKIYYLDQGKIQVVPVEAGGKAQPLAVSAEMEVDFDQEKLAVFDQAWSYLHDHFADAKFNGVDWTAERARYAPLIAGAETPDEARRLTNLMIGELNASHLGLNPGGSGSSGIAPATGRLGLHFDAAEYEQHGRLRVTEVLPLSAGALAGIRPGEILEAVDGVPITATTNLEDLLQYKVNRRVTLRLAGAATPTLTTSGKRGKKQKATVAPARAATREVVVRPLSRDTEKGLAYRQWVEERRAYVDKVSGGRLGYVHMYDMSANSLAQLYLDLDTENLGRDGVVVDVRNNNGGFVNVYAIDVLTRRSYLTMTRRDQDGPMPARASLGQRTVEQPTILVTNQHSLSDAEDFSEGYRALKLGKVVGEPTGGWIIFTYNVSLLDGSSLRLPNTTIRAARDGQIMEMNPRPVDVAVKRPIGESYTGRDVQLDTAVKELLEQLGSKTGSTGGQ; this comes from the coding sequence TTGGCGGATGGACGCCAACGGCAGCAATCCTACCCCCTCACCAGCTTCAAGGAAGGAAGGGTGCTGTGGCCGACTATTTCTGTTGATGGTCAACTGATTGTATTTGAGCGCGACTTCAAAATTTGGTCGATGGACACCCGTAACGGGCAGGTGCGCGAGGTGAACATCCGGCGACGGGGCGCACCGGCGGGCAACGTGGTGGAGCGCCAGCGCTTCACGGACCGCTTGCAGGAGCTGGCCCTCTCGCCTGATGGCAAGAAGGTAGCGTTTATCATTCATGGTGAAGTATTTGCCGCATCAGCGGCCGAGGGTGGCGAGGCGGTCCGCATCACCACCACACCCGGAGCCGAGTCGGATGTGTCGTGGTTGCCCGATAGCCGCGGGCTGGTGTACGTGGGCGAGCGAAACGGTACGGCCCACGTGTATCGCTACGACATCGGCACCGGCCAGGAAACCGCCCTCACCAGCGCCCCCGCCAACGATGCCGCCCCGCGCCTCTCACCCGATGGCCGCCAGCTAGCCTATGAGCACGACGCCAAGGAATTGCGCGTACTCGACCTCACCACCAAAAAGGAAAAGGTAATAGCCTCCGCCAGCTTCGACCGGCCGCCCCTGCATGCCGACCGATCCTTCACCTGGTCGCCTGATGGCAAGTGGCTGGCCTTCATGCCGAACCGGGGTAGGCGCTTCACCAACGTATCGGTAGTGCCGGCAGCGGGCGGCGAGGCCCGGCCGGTGAGCTTTGTGGCGAATGCCAACAGCACGGCTGTGTCGTGGAGTCCCGATGGTAAGTATATCCTGTTCGACACGGGTCAGCGCACTGAGGATGCACAGATTGCCCGCATCGATTTGCAACTGCGCACCCCGCGCTTCCGCGAGGACCAGTTCCGCGACTTGTTCCGTGACCCGGCGCCGTCCGTCCCTACCCCCACCGACAAAAACACGGCCCCTACCCTGAAGCCAGCTGCTCCCGCTGGCCCTGACAGAGCCGCTACGGCTGCTCTGCTCGACTCGACCGGCACCAAGGGCAAAGCCAAAACCAGCCCGCTGAAAGGCCCTGTCAGCATCAATTTCACGGATATTCGGCGGCGCTTAAGCTTGCTACCTATTGGCCTGAACGTAGGCGCCCACCGCATCAGCCCCGACGGCAAGTGGCTAGTGGTCACGGGCTACGCGGCTAATCAGTCGAACCTCTACCTATACTCGCTGGATGAGCTGGGCAAGGAAGGCAGCGTGGCCCGGCAGCTGACCTCTACCACCGGCAGCAAGCGTGAGGCGCAGTTTTCGCCCGACAGCAAGAAGATCTACTACCTCGACCAAGGCAAAATTCAGGTAGTGCCTGTGGAAGCCGGCGGCAAGGCGCAGCCCCTGGCCGTGTCGGCCGAAATGGAAGTGGATTTCGATCAGGAAAAGCTGGCCGTGTTCGATCAGGCGTGGAGCTACCTGCACGACCACTTTGCTGATGCCAAGTTCAACGGGGTGGACTGGACCGCCGAGCGCGCCCGCTACGCCCCGCTCATTGCCGGCGCCGAAACGCCCGATGAGGCCCGCCGCCTCACCAACCTGATGATTGGCGAGCTGAATGCCTCCCACCTGGGCCTGAACCCCGGCGGCTCGGGTAGCAGCGGCATTGCGCCCGCCACCGGCCGGCTGGGCCTGCACTTCGATGCAGCAGAGTATGAGCAGCACGGCCGCTTGCGTGTGACGGAAGTCCTACCCCTCAGCGCGGGTGCCTTGGCCGGCATTCGCCCCGGCGAGATACTGGAAGCCGTTGACGGTGTGCCGATTACTGCCACCACTAATCTGGAAGACCTGCTGCAATACAAGGTAAACCGCCGCGTGACATTGCGCTTGGCGGGTGCGGCTACCCCTACCCTCACTACCTCGGGTAAGCGCGGCAAGAAGCAAAAGGCTACCGTTGCGCCAGCCCGCGCGGCTACCCGCGAAGTGGTGGTGCGCCCACTCAGCCGCGACACCGAGAAGGGCCTCGCTTACCGGCAGTGGGTGGAGGAGCGCCGCGCCTACGTGGACAAAGTCAGCGGCGGGCGGCTGGGCTACGTGCACATGTACGATATGTCGGCCAACTCCCTGGCACAACTCTACCTTGACCTGGACACCGAAAACCTGGGCCGCGACGGCGTGGTGGTGGACGTGCGCAACAACAACGGCGGCTTCGTGAACGTGTATGCCATAGACGTTCTGACGCGCCGCAGCTACCTCACCATGACGCGCCGCGACCAGGATGGCCCCATGCCGGCCCGCGCCTCCCTGGGTCAGCGCACCGTGGAGCAGCCTACCATTCTGGTCACCAACCAGCACTCCTTATCTGATGCTGAAGACTTTAGCGAGGGCTACCGTGCCCTAAAGTTGGGCAAAGTGGTAGGTGAGCCGACCGGCGGCTGGATCATCTTCACCTACAACGTGTCGTTGCTCGACGGCTCCAGCCTGCGCCTACCCAACACCACCATCCGCGCCGCCCGCGACGGCCAAATTATGGAGATGAACCCGCGCCCCGTAGACGTAGCCGTGAAGCGTCCCATCGGCGAGAGCTACACCGGCCGCGATGTGCAGCTGGATACAGCCGTAAAAGAGCTGCTGGAGCAGTTAGGTAGTAAGACGGGTAGCACGGGCGGGCAGTGA
- a CDS encoding DUF7033 domain-containing protein — MPTAPTWPLSYAVPTSDEARIAYVLRHLRMAYPTLPDIRIGYAGTHPQLVVQEASNGFFEQQQPYPIAPNYRKWLGRQIPFFFDPHPEKPLLELLPDGRAVIHADIISAAFYLLSGWQEYYSEERDLHGRFPYAASVQKQYDFVTIPVVNYYFDVLKIAVEHVTGHSVPPRRWSGAPFAACITHDVDNLYSAWKAPAKAALQRRDWLGFGRQLWRHFTQKDAWNNLEEVQQAVASYGAKSTFFFLTEHRKAPDGTPNADYRLPRIWPRLAARLHNAEIGLHASLGTATHAGRLSLDWQQLPPRTGAIRFHYLSWEPRITPTFLSTYNFDYDSTLGFAEHFGFRNSYCLPFYPFNFTADSFEHDPPQIKLFSVGSQPHDYTTLNSKNSIQTSRFLEIPLNVMDTTLHHPRYLQLAPDEVLPALLPMLLEIEMFGGVCTVLWHNQNFDPANTYNGPRQFHDLMRYLRSRNAAFLTGTEVSSEMKK, encoded by the coding sequence ATGCCTACTGCGCCCACCTGGCCACTTTCTTACGCAGTTCCTACCTCTGATGAGGCGCGCATCGCCTATGTACTGCGGCACCTGCGCATGGCTTACCCTACGCTGCCAGATATTCGGATTGGCTACGCAGGCACTCATCCGCAACTTGTAGTACAAGAGGCGTCTAATGGCTTCTTCGAGCAGCAACAACCCTACCCTATCGCGCCCAACTACCGCAAGTGGTTGGGTCGGCAGATTCCTTTTTTCTTCGACCCACATCCCGAAAAGCCATTACTCGAGCTACTGCCCGATGGCCGCGCCGTTATTCACGCGGATATTATTTCGGCGGCCTTCTATCTGCTCAGCGGCTGGCAGGAATACTACTCTGAGGAGCGTGACCTGCACGGCCGCTTTCCCTACGCAGCCAGCGTGCAGAAGCAGTACGACTTCGTGACAATACCTGTGGTCAATTACTACTTCGACGTGCTGAAAATAGCTGTAGAGCATGTCACGGGCCATTCCGTTCCTCCGCGCCGTTGGAGTGGTGCCCCCTTCGCTGCCTGCATCACCCACGATGTCGACAACCTGTATAGCGCCTGGAAAGCGCCTGCCAAAGCCGCTTTGCAGCGCCGCGATTGGTTGGGTTTCGGGCGGCAGCTGTGGCGGCACTTTACCCAGAAAGACGCCTGGAATAACCTGGAAGAAGTGCAGCAAGCCGTGGCATCGTATGGAGCCAAAAGCACATTTTTCTTCCTCACCGAACACCGTAAAGCTCCCGACGGCACTCCCAACGCCGACTATCGTCTACCTCGCATCTGGCCACGACTAGCTGCCCGGCTGCACAATGCAGAAATTGGACTGCATGCCAGCCTCGGCACTGCTACCCACGCCGGCCGGTTGAGCCTCGACTGGCAGCAATTACCACCGCGGACAGGCGCCATTCGCTTTCATTATCTAAGCTGGGAACCTCGTATCACCCCTACGTTTCTCAGCACATACAATTTCGATTATGATTCGACGCTGGGTTTCGCCGAGCATTTTGGTTTTCGTAATTCGTATTGCCTACCCTTCTACCCTTTTAATTTTACCGCCGATTCTTTCGAGCATGACCCACCGCAAATCAAACTTTTTTCGGTGGGTTCGCAACCTCATGATTATACGACACTAAACTCTAAAAATTCCATTCAAACATCTCGCTTCCTCGAAATTCCGCTCAACGTGATGGACACCACGCTCCACCACCCGCGCTACCTCCAGCTGGCCCCCGACGAGGTCCTACCTGCACTGCTCCCGATGCTTCTGGAAATCGAGATGTTTGGTGGTGTATGCACGGTGCTGTGGCACAACCAGAACTTCGACCCAGCCAACACCTACAACGGCCCGCGCCAGTTCCACGACCTGATGCGCTACCTTCGCAGCCGGAATGCCGCGTTTCTAACGGGTACAGAGGTGAGTAGTGAAATGAAGAAATAG
- a CDS encoding lipopolysaccharide biosynthesis protein has protein sequence MGIVRRQGLRNTIISYFGLGLGFVNTTFLLPRFLEPGQLGLTQVLVSIATIYAQLSAFGFASAGIRFFPYFRDAERRHHGFLPLLLGVPLLGFGLMTALFFLGKPLLLSLYTEQAAIAAYYPWIAVLALFTLLYSLQDAYLKGLYHTAFSSFLQEVLLRVLIAGVALLFGMGYLTFPQFVLAYLGVNSGLTLLLAAYLAYIGELHLRPTRAVLRVRPVRELLSFGAFALLSNISGTVITTIDALMLGSKESLAAAGIYAIASNISIALVIPSRALNKIAFPLLADYWKDQDLPRMADFYRRTTRLLTVLGCWLALGIGLNLDFIYHLIHRPAYAAGTVAVLLLLAGRLFDSITGLNGLIVVTSPRYRYDLIFNASLALATVGLNLLLIPRFGLTGAALAALLALASINLARTWFVWHSYQMHPFTWRIAGVLLAAAVAGTAAWLVPFVHSYLVSMLLRSAVLTGLYGGLLLTFGLVPEAQPWLRKLRGR, from the coding sequence TTGGGTATCGTTCGGCGGCAGGGGCTGCGTAATACTATCATTTCCTACTTCGGGCTGGGGCTGGGGTTCGTGAACACTACGTTTCTGCTGCCACGGTTTCTGGAGCCGGGGCAGCTGGGCCTCACGCAGGTGCTGGTGAGCATTGCTACCATCTACGCGCAGCTCTCGGCCTTTGGGTTTGCCAGCGCGGGCATCCGATTCTTCCCCTACTTCCGCGACGCCGAGCGGCGTCACCACGGCTTTTTGCCGCTCTTGCTGGGGGTGCCATTGCTGGGTTTTGGGTTGATGACGGCGTTATTCTTTCTGGGCAAGCCGCTGCTACTCAGCCTTTATACCGAACAAGCTGCCATAGCTGCCTATTACCCCTGGATAGCCGTACTGGCCCTGTTCACGCTGCTTTATTCCTTGCAGGATGCCTACCTGAAGGGGTTGTATCACACGGCCTTCTCGTCGTTTTTGCAGGAAGTGCTGCTACGCGTGTTGATTGCGGGCGTAGCGTTGTTGTTTGGGATGGGCTACCTCACCTTTCCACAGTTCGTGCTGGCCTACCTGGGTGTGAATAGTGGCCTTACCCTACTGCTAGCGGCCTACCTAGCCTACATCGGAGAGCTGCATTTGCGCCCCACGCGGGCAGTGCTACGGGTGCGGCCCGTGCGCGAGTTGCTGAGCTTTGGGGCATTTGCCCTGCTGTCCAACATTTCCGGCACCGTTATTACTACCATTGATGCGTTGATGCTGGGCTCCAAGGAAAGCCTGGCGGCGGCGGGTATCTACGCCATTGCCAGCAACATCAGCATTGCGCTGGTTATTCCCTCGCGGGCGCTCAACAAGATTGCCTTTCCCTTGCTGGCTGACTATTGGAAAGACCAGGACCTGCCCCGCATGGCCGATTTCTACCGCCGCACCACGCGCTTGCTCACGGTGCTGGGCTGCTGGCTGGCACTGGGCATCGGCCTGAACCTGGATTTTATCTACCATCTGATTCACCGGCCAGCCTACGCGGCGGGCACGGTAGCGGTGCTGCTGCTGCTGGCAGGCCGCTTATTCGACAGCATTACGGGCCTGAATGGCTTAATTGTCGTCACCTCCCCACGCTACCGCTACGATTTGATTTTCAACGCGTCGCTGGCTCTTGCCACGGTCGGCTTGAATCTGCTGTTGATTCCGCGGTTTGGTCTGACGGGTGCGGCGCTGGCGGCGCTGCTGGCGCTGGCGAGCATCAACCTGGCCCGCACGTGGTTTGTGTGGCACAGCTACCAGATGCACCCCTTTACGTGGCGCATTGCGGGCGTGCTGCTGGCGGCCGCCGTGGCTGGCACAGCTGCCTGGCTGGTGCCGTTTGTGCACTCCTACCTTGTGTCCATGCTGCTGCGTTCTGCGGTGCTTACGGGGCTCTATGGGGGGTTGCTCCTAACGTTTGGGCTGGTGCCGGAGGCTCAACCATGGCTGCGCAAGCTACGCGGCCGCTAA
- the rpiA gene encoding ribose-5-phosphate isomerase RpiA — MSATTPTPQELEKQAAATAALRWVRDGMLVGLGTGSTAAPFIRALGEAVRTGHLRVQATATSEASDALAREVGIPMVPPQRGMRFDLTVDGADELDSHLRLIKGGGGALLREKVLATASNYLLIVADSSKAVPQLGKFPLPLEVVPFALPWVMDAVAELGANPVVRVSKTDAAQQVLSDQGNLLVDCHFGQINDPAQLATQLKTIPGLVEHGLFLGLANAALVAHGEQVQVLQAGMAPMPVAAYTDFPR, encoded by the coding sequence ATGTCTGCTACCACGCCTACCCCGCAAGAACTAGAGAAACAAGCCGCCGCCACCGCTGCGTTGCGCTGGGTGCGCGACGGCATGCTGGTAGGCCTAGGTACGGGTAGCACGGCGGCGCCGTTCATTCGGGCATTAGGTGAGGCAGTACGCACCGGACACCTGCGCGTGCAGGCCACAGCTACTTCCGAAGCTAGCGACGCGCTGGCCCGCGAGGTAGGCATCCCCATGGTACCTCCTCAGCGCGGCATGCGCTTTGATCTGACTGTAGATGGTGCCGATGAGCTGGACTCGCATTTGCGCCTCATTAAAGGCGGCGGCGGGGCGCTGCTACGCGAAAAAGTGCTGGCTACGGCCTCCAACTATCTTCTGATTGTGGCCGATTCGTCGAAGGCGGTGCCGCAGTTGGGCAAGTTTCCGCTGCCCCTGGAGGTGGTACCGTTTGCCCTACCCTGGGTGATGGATGCGGTGGCCGAGCTGGGCGCCAACCCCGTAGTACGCGTCAGCAAGACGGATGCCGCGCAGCAGGTGCTTTCCGATCAGGGCAACTTACTGGTTGACTGCCATTTCGGGCAGATTAACGATCCGGCACAACTTGCCACGCAATTGAAAACTATTCCGGGACTGGTAGAGCACGGGTTGTTTTTGGGTCTGGCCAACGCTGCGCTGGTAGCCCACGGCGAGCAGGTACAGGTGTTGCAAGCCGGCATGGCCCCCATGCCGGTAGCGGCGTATACCGACTTTCCGCGTTAG
- a CDS encoding EcsC family protein: MTSYEQQAYAELQAWQKRMQRPPSWLNRLTYRVQTRLNGLLPERVHQVVTATIKHMVRGVLVGSSYITRRPLLAASLEEREAQVDRRIRYYRRAATVEGAATGAGGFLLGLADFPLLLGIKLKLLFDIAALYGHDVRAYPERLYLLYIFQLTFSSQHTRNAVYQRLANWEAYAKTLPPTAAEFDWRTFQQEYRDYIDLAKLAQLLPVVGAAVGAVANYQLLEQLGRTARQCYRLRWLQSPEKLLAD; encoded by the coding sequence ATGACTTCCTACGAACAGCAAGCCTACGCCGAGCTGCAAGCGTGGCAGAAACGGATGCAACGGCCGCCCTCTTGGCTAAACCGGCTAACATATCGTGTGCAAACCCGGCTGAACGGCCTGCTGCCCGAGCGCGTGCACCAGGTCGTGACGGCTACCATTAAGCACATGGTGCGCGGCGTGCTGGTCGGCTCTTCCTACATCACGCGTCGCCCGTTGCTGGCTGCGTCTTTGGAGGAGCGGGAAGCGCAGGTAGACAGGCGCATTCGGTACTATCGCCGCGCCGCTACCGTGGAGGGCGCAGCCACGGGCGCGGGCGGGTTCCTGCTGGGCCTAGCCGATTTTCCGTTGCTGTTGGGTATTAAACTGAAGCTGTTGTTTGATATAGCGGCGCTATACGGGCACGACGTGCGCGCCTACCCCGAGCGGCTCTACCTGCTCTATATTTTTCAGCTCACGTTTTCCAGCCAGCACACGCGCAACGCCGTGTATCAGCGGCTGGCTAACTGGGAGGCGTACGCCAAAACACTGCCTCCCACAGCAGCTGAGTTCGACTGGCGCACCTTTCAGCAGGAGTACCGGGACTATATTGATCTGGCCAAGCTAGCGCAGCTGCTCCCGGTGGTAGGGGCAGCTGTGGGCGCGGTGGCCAACTACCAGCTTCTGGAGCAGCTAGGCCGTACAGCCCGCCAGTGCTACCGGCTGCGCTGGCTACAAAGTCCAGAAAAGCTACTAGCTGATTAG
- a CDS encoding Gfo/Idh/MocA family protein: MAESLAAVRFAVCGVGHIGRRHAALVARQAGAQLVALIDTDPAIAASLAAEFPDVPFFMSLAAYLAAGPAADVLTVATPNHLHAPQALAGLHHGLHVVIEKPLALRAADAQAVVDAAARVGRLAFGVMQNRYSPPARWLKQIYEEGRLGQIYLVQINCFWNRDARYYRPGSWRGTHMQDGGTLFTQFSHFIDLLYWVFGDITNITARFYDFNHQKITEFEDSGLVTFELVRGGAGTLQYSTAVWDQNLESSLTVVAEHGSLRLGGQYLDQVVSCHLRDYQLPVLPPTNPANQYGAYQGSAANHVHVIEDIVQAVRHPTDAVTNASDGVKVVEMIERIYRLRG; encoded by the coding sequence TTGGCTGAATCTCTTGCCGCCGTCCGCTTCGCTGTGTGTGGGGTGGGGCACATCGGCCGCCGCCACGCGGCGTTGGTTGCTCGCCAAGCCGGCGCACAACTGGTAGCGCTTATTGACACCGATCCGGCAATAGCGGCTTCTTTGGCGGCTGAGTTTCCCGACGTGCCGTTTTTTATGTCATTGGCTGCCTATCTGGCGGCTGGTCCAGCTGCTGATGTGTTAACTGTGGCCACTCCCAACCATCTGCACGCGCCGCAGGCCTTGGCTGGTTTGCACCATGGGCTGCACGTGGTAATAGAAAAGCCGCTGGCCCTGCGCGCCGCCGATGCCCAGGCCGTGGTAGACGCCGCCGCCAGGGTAGGGCGTCTGGCCTTTGGGGTGATGCAGAATCGCTACTCGCCCCCAGCCCGCTGGCTGAAGCAAATCTATGAGGAAGGCCGCCTTGGGCAGATATACCTAGTGCAAATCAATTGCTTCTGGAACCGCGATGCCCGCTACTACCGGCCGGGCAGCTGGCGTGGCACGCACATGCAGGACGGCGGCACGCTATTCACGCAGTTCAGCCACTTCATCGACCTGCTGTACTGGGTGTTCGGTGACATCACCAACATAACGGCTCGTTTCTATGATTTCAACCATCAGAAAATCACGGAGTTTGAGGATTCAGGACTGGTGACGTTTGAGTTGGTGCGCGGCGGTGCTGGTACGTTGCAGTACAGCACGGCCGTGTGGGACCAGAACCTGGAAAGCTCCCTGACGGTGGTAGCCGAGCACGGTAGCCTGCGCCTGGGTGGGCAGTACCTAGACCAGGTAGTCTCCTGCCACCTGCGCGATTACCAGCTACCCGTACTACCCCCCACCAACCCGGCCAATCAGTATGGCGCCTACCAGGGCAGCGCCGCCAATCATGTGCACGTGATTGAAGATATAGTGCAGGCAGTGCGGCATCCGACTGATGCCGTGACCAATGCTTCGGACGGTGTAAAGGTGGTCGAGATGATAGAGCGTATCTATCGGTTGCGAGGATAA
- a CDS encoding M48 family metalloprotease has product MRRSFLKLWLPLSIISAVAVAAVNQPKQGFILLPVQQDIALGAQVAQQTDSTYRAKGQLLERSKNKRAYQLLDGVVNRVLDNGNLKYRKQFPWDVQIIKDDATQNAFATPGGHIYVFSGLIKFLDNENQLAGVLGHEIAHADRRHSIQQLQQQFGISLLSNILLGKNPGQLAQIAAGLGQLRFSRGFETEADKYSTIYLNGTRYYSCDGAAGFFIKAEKQGGGSTPEFLSTHPNPGSRITNIQKEAQKLGCTGKNVSNSNFLELQKIL; this is encoded by the coding sequence ATGCGCCGCTCTTTTCTTAAGCTCTGGTTGCCCCTCTCTATCATTTCAGCAGTAGCCGTGGCCGCTGTCAATCAGCCTAAGCAGGGCTTTATTCTGTTGCCCGTACAGCAGGACATTGCGCTAGGTGCCCAGGTTGCCCAGCAAACCGATTCTACCTACCGCGCCAAAGGCCAGCTGCTGGAACGCAGTAAAAACAAGCGTGCCTACCAGTTGCTGGATGGCGTAGTGAACCGGGTACTCGACAACGGCAACCTTAAGTACCGCAAGCAGTTTCCGTGGGATGTGCAGATCATCAAAGACGACGCCACGCAGAACGCCTTTGCTACCCCCGGCGGCCACATCTACGTATTTTCAGGGTTGATTAAATTCCTGGACAACGAAAACCAGTTAGCGGGCGTGCTGGGCCACGAAATTGCACACGCCGACCGTCGTCACAGCATTCAGCAATTGCAGCAGCAGTTCGGTATCAGCTTGCTATCCAATATTTTGTTAGGCAAAAATCCAGGTCAGCTGGCACAGATTGCCGCTGGTTTGGGGCAATTGCGCTTTAGCCGGGGCTTCGAGACGGAGGCCGATAAGTATTCTACCATCTACCTCAACGGCACGCGCTACTACTCTTGCGATGGGGCGGCGGGTTTTTTCATCAAAGCCGAGAAGCAAGGCGGCGGCAGTACACCCGAATTTTTGAGCACGCACCCCAACCCTGGCTCGCGCATCACCAATATTCAGAAAGAAGCCCAGAAGCTCGGCTGTACGGGCAAAAACGTGAGCAACAGCAACTTCCTGGAACTGCAAAAAATACTCTAA